CTCTATCGAGGGCAATTCCTTTTCGGCCACCTGGGCTGCATATTTCCCTAATTCCAGCCCATTCTGGCTAAAATAGGTGTTGAAATGGCGGCTTTGATAGTATCTCCACTTGAAATTTTTGAACTGAACGCGATTTTGTCCGAATTCGACTGTATTGGTTTGAGCTTGCGAAACTATCGTTCCAAGTAATAGGGCACTGTGGAATAATAACCTGGTAATAAATCTGTTCATACAGAAAGTATTGATAATATTGTGATCTGTTTAAAATTAGCTAAAAATCAGGTAACAATGATCGAAATACAACAATTCACTTTTGGTCCTTTGCAGGAAAACACCTACCTGCTTATTAACGGAAAAAGGGAATGTATAATTATAGACCCGGGATGTTATTTTCAGGACGAAAGAAAAGAATTATTACAATATATACAAACAGCCGGGTTAAATGTTATAAGATTATTGAATACGCACTGCCACTTTGATCACATCTTCGGCAATAAACTGGTGTCTGAAACGTATAAGGTACTCCCTGAAATACACGAGGCGGAACAGGGGATCCTGGACCGTTCCCAGCAGGCTGCTGCCACGTATAACATTCCTTTTGACCCTTCACCTATGCCTGGACGTT
The Chitinophaga sp. MM2321 DNA segment above includes these coding regions:
- a CDS encoding MBL fold metallo-hydrolase, which gives rise to MIEIQQFTFGPLQENTYLLINGKRECIIIDPGCYFQDERKELLQYIQTAGLNVIRLLNTHCHFDHIFGNKLVSETYKVLPEIHEAEQGILDRSQQAAATYNIPFDPSPMPGRYLVAGEKIPFGEHELEVLLTPGHSPGSVSFYCADQLFVIGGDVLFYQSIGRTDLPGGNHATLLRSIRDQLFVLPDDVRVFPGHGPATSIGFEKKTNPFLV